In Cupriavidus taiwanensis, the following are encoded in one genomic region:
- a CDS encoding urate hydroxylase PuuD yields the protein MEGYILDWANMLLRWVHVITAIAWIGSSFYFVWLDNSLTKPTAPDLKEKGVDGELWAVHGGGFYNPQKYLTAPKSLPENLHWFYWESYSTWMSGFALLVVLYLFNASTFLIDKNVFDMSPGAAVGFAVSYLLIGWIVYDSICRLFNKNDRLVGILVAIYIAAAAYVACHIFSGRAAFLLTGAMVATIMSANVLAWIIPGQRKVVAALKAGQPVDPIHGKRGKQRSVHNTYFTLPVLFAMLSNHYSMTYAHKYNWVVLILIMLSGVLIRQFFILKHKGKINVLWPAAGVAALAVVAVMIAPQPRPAVAKAEGADAAAASVSFAKVQEVMNARCVQCHAEQPKMMPTAAKGIKLETPEDIKAHAQLIYQQAVQQKAMPLGNVTQITDDERALLGQWFEGGAKTTN from the coding sequence ATGGAAGGCTATATCCTCGACTGGGCCAATATGCTGCTGCGGTGGGTGCACGTCATCACCGCCATCGCATGGATCGGCTCTTCGTTCTATTTCGTGTGGCTGGACAACAGCCTGACCAAGCCCACCGCGCCGGACCTGAAGGAGAAGGGTGTCGACGGCGAACTGTGGGCGGTGCACGGCGGCGGCTTCTACAACCCGCAGAAGTACCTGACCGCGCCCAAGTCGCTGCCGGAGAACCTGCACTGGTTCTACTGGGAGTCGTATTCCACCTGGATGAGCGGCTTCGCGCTGCTGGTGGTGCTGTACCTGTTCAACGCCAGCACGTTCCTGATCGACAAGAACGTGTTCGACATGTCGCCCGGCGCGGCGGTCGGCTTCGCGGTGTCGTACCTGCTGATCGGCTGGATCGTCTATGACAGCATCTGCCGCCTGTTCAACAAAAATGACCGGCTGGTGGGCATCCTGGTGGCGATCTACATTGCCGCCGCCGCCTATGTCGCGTGCCATATCTTCTCGGGCCGCGCGGCATTCCTGCTGACCGGCGCGATGGTCGCGACCATCATGAGCGCGAACGTGCTGGCATGGATCATCCCGGGCCAGCGCAAGGTGGTGGCGGCGCTGAAGGCCGGCCAGCCGGTGGACCCGATCCACGGCAAGCGCGGCAAGCAGCGCAGCGTGCACAACACCTACTTCACGCTGCCGGTGCTGTTCGCGATGCTGTCGAACCACTACAGCATGACCTACGCGCACAAGTACAACTGGGTGGTGCTGATCCTGATCATGCTGTCGGGCGTGCTGATCCGCCAGTTCTTCATCCTGAAGCACAAGGGCAAGATCAACGTGCTGTGGCCTGCCGCCGGCGTCGCCGCGCTGGCCGTGGTGGCGGTGATGATCGCGCCGCAGCCGCGCCCGGCGGTGGCCAAGGCCGAAGGCGCCGACGCCGCGGCAGCCAGCGTGAGCTTTGCCAAGGTGCAGGAAGTGATGAACGCGCGCTGCGTACAGTGCCACGCCGAGCAGCCGAAGATGATGCCGACCGCGGCCAAGGGCATCAAGCTCGAGACGCCCGAGGACATCAAGGCCCACGCGCAGCTGATCTACCAGCAGGCGGTGCAGCAGAAGGCGATGCCGCTGGGCAACGTGACGCAGATCACCGACGACGAACGCGCCCTGCTGGGGCAGTGGTTCGAAGGCGGTGCCAAGACCACGAACTGA
- a CDS encoding TMEM165/GDT1 family protein gives MEAFLVSTGIVALAEMGDKTQLLSLVLAARYRRPVPIILGILIATLFNHGFAGALGGWITHVVGESLLRWILGLGFIAMAAWMLIPDKLDDADQARPVKGFIGILGTTLVAFFFAEMGDKTQIATVALAARFSDAVLAVVMGTTFGMMIANAPAVLLGDRFANKMPIALVHKIAAGIFLVLGVLALLNIGG, from the coding sequence ATGGAAGCCTTCCTCGTCTCCACAGGCATCGTCGCCCTTGCAGAAATGGGCGACAAGACGCAATTGCTGTCGCTGGTGCTGGCCGCGCGCTACCGCAGGCCGGTGCCCATCATCCTCGGCATCCTGATCGCCACGCTGTTCAACCACGGCTTTGCCGGCGCGCTCGGCGGCTGGATCACGCACGTAGTCGGCGAAAGCCTGCTGCGCTGGATCCTGGGCCTGGGCTTTATCGCGATGGCCGCATGGATGCTGATCCCCGACAAGCTCGACGACGCCGACCAGGCCAGGCCCGTCAAGGGCTTCATCGGCATCCTCGGCACCACGCTGGTCGCCTTCTTCTTTGCCGAGATGGGCGACAAGACCCAGATCGCCACGGTGGCGCTGGCGGCGCGCTTCAGCGATGCGGTGCTGGCGGTGGTGATGGGCACCACCTTCGGCATGATGATCGCCAATGCACCGGCTGTGCTGCTGGGCGACAGGTTCGCCAACAAGATGCCGATCGCGCTGGTGCACAAGATTGCGGCGGGGATCTTCCTGGTGCTGGGGGTGCTGGCGTTGCTGAATATCGGAGGGTGA